A stretch of the Solanum dulcamara chromosome 6, daSolDulc1.2, whole genome shotgun sequence genome encodes the following:
- the LOC129892269 gene encoding uncharacterized protein LOC129892269 — protein NHNNNNNNNNNNNNNNHNHNNNNNNNNNNKYNNNNNNNNNNNNNNNHNNHNNNNHNNNNNNNNNNNNNNNNNNNNHNHNNNNNNNNNHNNNNNNNNNNNNNKYNNNNNNNNNNNNNNNNHNNHNNNNHNNNNHNHNHHNNNHNHNQNNHNNNHNNNNNNNNNNYNNNNNNNHNHNHNHNNNNNNNNNNNNNNHNHNNHNHNHNNNNHNHHNNNHNHNQNIHNNNHNLNHNHNHNNNHNNNNNNNHNNNNNNNNHNNNNNNNNNNNNNNNNNNNYNNNNHNNNNNHNYNNNNNHNHNHNNNNNNNHNHNHNNNNNNNNNNDNNNNNNNNNNNNNNNNNNHNHNNNNNNHNHNHNDNNNHDNDNHNHNYNNDNNHNHNHNNDNDNHNHNHNHNNNNNNNNNNKNHNNNNNNNNNNNNNDNNNNNNNNNDNNNNNNNNNNNNNNNNHNHNNNNNNNNNNYNNNNNNNNYNNNNHNNNNNHNYNNDNNHNHNHNNDNDNHNHNHNHNNNNNNNNNNKNHNNNNNNNNNNNDNNNNNNNNNHNNNNNNNNNNNN, from the exons aaccacaacaacaacaacaacaacaataacaataacaacaacaataaccataaccacaataataacaacaataacaacaacaacaataaatacaacaacaacaacaataacaacaacaacaacaataacaataacaaccacaacaaccacaacaacaacaaccacaataataacaacaataacaacaacaacaacaacaacaataacaataacaacaacaataatcataaccacaacaacaataacaacaacaacaacaaccacaataataacaacaataacaacaacaacaacaacaacaataaatacaacaacaacaacaataacaacaacaacaacaacaacaacaataacaaccacaacaaccacaacaacaacaaccacaacaacaacaaccacaaccacaaccaccacaataacaaccacaaccacaaccagaacaaccacaacaacaacc acaacaacaacaataataataataacaacaactacaacaacaacaacaacaacaaccacaaccacaaccacaaccacaacaacaacaataacaacaacaacaacaacaacaacaataaccacaACCACAATaaccacaaccacaaccacaacaacaacaaccacaaccaccacaacaacaaccacaaccacaaccAGAACAtccacaacaacaaccacaacctCAACCACAACCATAACCataacaacaaccacaacaacaacaacaacaacaaccacaacaataacaacaacaacaacaaccacaacaacaacaacaacaataataacaataacaacaacaacaacaacaacaacaacaactacaacaacaacaaccacaacaacaacaacaaccacaactacaacaacaacaacaaccacaaccacaaccacaacaacaacaacaacaacaaccacaaccacaaccacaacaataacaac aacaacaacaacaacaatgacaacaacaataacaacaataacaacaacaacaacaacaacaacaacaacaacaaccacaatcacaacaacaacaacaacaaccacaaccacaaccacaacgacaacaacaaccacGACAACGACAACCACAACCACAActacaacaacgacaacaaccacaaccacaaccacaacaacgacaacgacaaccacaaccacaaccacaaccacaacaacaacaataacaacaacaacaataataaaaaccacaacaacaacaacaacaacaacaacaacaacaacaacaacgacaacaacaacaacaataacaacaacaatgacaacaacaataacaacaataacaacaacaacaacaacaacaacaacaaccacaatcacaacaacaacaacaataacaacaacaacaactacaacaacaataacaacaacaacaactacaacaacaacaaccacaacaacaacaacaaccacaactacaacaacgacaacaaccacaaccacaaccacaacaacgacaacgacaaccacaaccacaaccacaaccacaataacaacaataacaacaacaataataataaaaaccacaacaacaacaacaacaacaacaacaacaacaacgacaacaacaacaacaacaacaacaacaaccacaacaacaacaacaacaacaataacaacaacaacaat
- the LOC129892124 gene encoding probable serine/threonine-protein kinase WNK11 isoform X2 has product MPSASPDPIEEEREPFAEVDPTGRFGRYAEPLGHGAVKKVYRAFDIEEGRDVAWNQIKLSKFSDMPYVISKIRSEITLLKNLKNDNIIVLYHFWRDKEHNILNFITEECVSGNLRDYRKKHRRVSIKALKKWSRQILQGLNYLHTHDPCVIHRDLNCSNIFINGNVGKVKIGDLGLATIVGKSHAAHSLLGTPEYMAPELYEEDYTELVDIYSFGMCLLEMATMEIPYSECESIAKLYRKVTSGIKPQAFNRVSDTELKDFIEKCIGKPRARPSAADLLMDPFLSDVANYDNDHNC; this is encoded by the exons ATGCCATCTGCAAGTCCTGATCCAATTGAGGAAGAAAGGGAACCATTTGCTGAAGTTGATCCAACAGGGAGATTTGGTCGATACGCCGAGCCACTAGGCCATGGTGCTGTGAAGAAAGTATACAGGGCATTTGATATAGAAGAAGGAAGAGATGTTGCCTGGAATCAGATTAAATTGAGCAAATTTAGTGACATGCCTTATGTCATCAGTAAAATTCGTTCAGAGATCACATtgttgaagaacttgaagaatgATAATATCATTGTGCTATATCATTTCTGGAGAGATAAGGAGCATAACATCCTCAATTTCATCACTGAGGAATGTGTGTCTGGTAATTTGAGGGATTATAGGAAGAAGCATCGTCGCGTTTCCATAAAGGCGTTGAAGAAGTGGTCTAGGCAGATATTACAGGGGTTGAATTATTTACACACTCATGATCCTTGTGTAATTCATAGAGACCTTAATTGCAGCAACATATTTATCAATGGGAATGTTGGAAAG GTAAAAATAGGTGATCTTGGGTTGGCTACAATAGTAGGGAAGAGTCATGCAGCACATTCATTGCTAGGGACACCAGAGTATATGGCACCAGAGCTATATGAAGAGGACTACACAGAGTTGGTGGATATATACTCATTTGGAATGTGTTTGCTAGAAATGGCCACTATGGAAATACCATATAGTGAATGTGAAAGCATAGCCAAATTGTACAGGAAGGTTACATCAGGTATAAAGCCTCAAGCTTTCAACAGAGTGAGTGATACAGAGTTGAAGGATTTCATTGAAAAGTGCATTGGAAAACCAAGAGCAAGACCATCTGCTGCTGACTTGCTCATGGATCCATTCCTTTCTGATGTTGCTAATTATGACAATGATCACAATTGTTAA
- the LOC129892124 gene encoding probable serine/threonine-protein kinase WNK11 isoform X1: MVVFLLIVSVDLKMPSASPDPIEEEREPFAEVDPTGRFGRYAEPLGHGAVKKVYRAFDIEEGRDVAWNQIKLSKFSDMPYVISKIRSEITLLKNLKNDNIIVLYHFWRDKEHNILNFITEECVSGNLRDYRKKHRRVSIKALKKWSRQILQGLNYLHTHDPCVIHRDLNCSNIFINGNVGKVKIGDLGLATIVGKSHAAHSLLGTPEYMAPELYEEDYTELVDIYSFGMCLLEMATMEIPYSECESIAKLYRKVTSGIKPQAFNRVSDTELKDFIEKCIGKPRARPSAADLLMDPFLSDVANYDNDHNC, translated from the exons ATGGTTGTGTTTCTTTTGATTGTTTCAGTAGACCTTAAAATGCCATCTGCAAGTCCTGATCCAATTGAGGAAGAAAGGGAACCATTTGCTGAAGTTGATCCAACAGGGAGATTTGGTCGATACGCCGAGCCACTAGGCCATGGTGCTGTGAAGAAAGTATACAGGGCATTTGATATAGAAGAAGGAAGAGATGTTGCCTGGAATCAGATTAAATTGAGCAAATTTAGTGACATGCCTTATGTCATCAGTAAAATTCGTTCAGAGATCACATtgttgaagaacttgaagaatgATAATATCATTGTGCTATATCATTTCTGGAGAGATAAGGAGCATAACATCCTCAATTTCATCACTGAGGAATGTGTGTCTGGTAATTTGAGGGATTATAGGAAGAAGCATCGTCGCGTTTCCATAAAGGCGTTGAAGAAGTGGTCTAGGCAGATATTACAGGGGTTGAATTATTTACACACTCATGATCCTTGTGTAATTCATAGAGACCTTAATTGCAGCAACATATTTATCAATGGGAATGTTGGAAAG GTAAAAATAGGTGATCTTGGGTTGGCTACAATAGTAGGGAAGAGTCATGCAGCACATTCATTGCTAGGGACACCAGAGTATATGGCACCAGAGCTATATGAAGAGGACTACACAGAGTTGGTGGATATATACTCATTTGGAATGTGTTTGCTAGAAATGGCCACTATGGAAATACCATATAGTGAATGTGAAAGCATAGCCAAATTGTACAGGAAGGTTACATCAGGTATAAAGCCTCAAGCTTTCAACAGAGTGAGTGATACAGAGTTGAAGGATTTCATTGAAAAGTGCATTGGAAAACCAAGAGCAAGACCATCTGCTGCTGACTTGCTCATGGATCCATTCCTTTCTGATGTTGCTAATTATGACAATGATCACAATTGTTAA
- the LOC129891943 gene encoding SEC12-like protein 2 — protein MADSANSKNYSVPIYGAGWVPPNALRSAVEPPADDEKDDGDKSSSLAPENYVVLAGGGGEGNSGIRNALIVAQFDFDSNVLSDEPVARVGTGADLPYRMAVHPGGEGLICSLPNSCRWFDWDFQRAENRSLGLRSSERVLEPLEDVGQQLALTFNNEGSLLAVGGEDGKLRVYKWPSMKNILDQANAHASVKDLDFSPDGKFLASVGSGPCRIWDVSKSTSVASLMKENDEIFGYCRFSPIDDENQVLYITTMRDQGGSISKWSTTTWTRIKSKRVVRDPICAFNVSSNGKLLAIGTIEGDVLIVSSNNFKVQNVIKKAHLGLVTTLKFSEDSRALLSASLDSRVRVTIIKEQKKSGLSLWIVILVLLIAIAVYYAVSNGILPLELNSILK, from the exons ATGGCTGATTCTGCCAATTCCAAAAACTACAGCGTCCCAATTTACGGTGCCGGTTGGGTTCCACCGAACGCCCTCAGATCTGCCGTTGAACCGCCGGCCGATGATGAGAAGGATGACGGCGACAAATCATCGTCTTTGGCACCGGAAAACTATGTTGTCCTTGCCGGAGGCGGTGGGGAAGGGAATAGCGGCATTCGCAACGCTCTCATTGTTGCTCAATTCGATTTTGATTCTAATGTGCTCTCTGATGAACCC GTGGCTAGGGTAGGAACTGGCGCTGATCTGCCTTATAGGATGGCAGTACATCCAGGTGGAGAAGGTCTTATTTGTTCATTGCCAAATAGCTGCAG ATGGTTTGACTGGGATTTTCAAAGAGCTGAAAATCGTTCATTGGGTCTGAGATCATCTGAGAGAGTACTTGAGCCTTTGGAAGATGTTGGACAACAATTAGCGCTAACTTTTAACAATGAAGGTTCTTTACTTGCTGTTGGCGGTGAG GATGGCAAGTTGAGGGTTTACAAGTGGCCTAGCATGAAAAATATTCTTGATCAGGCTAATGCTCATGCTTCTGTGAAGGATCTAGACTTCAG CCCTGACGGAAAATTTCTTGCATCTGTTGGAAGCGGCCCTTGCCGGATTTGGGATGTCTCAAAATCAACTTCTGTAGCTTCTTTGATGAAGGAAAAT GATGAAATTTTTGGCTATTGTAGATTCTCACCAATTGACGATGAGAATCAAGTTCTATACATCACCACTATGCGAG ATCAAGGTGGAAGTATTTCGAAATGGAGTACTACTACGTGGACGAGGATAAAATCAAAACGTGTTGTTCGTGACCCTATTTGTGCCTTCAATGTTTCATCCAATGGAAAGCTACTGGCAAT AGGAACAATTGAGGGAGATGTTCTGATAGTGTCTTCCAACAATTTTAAAGTGCAAAATGTGATAAAAAAGGCTCATCTTGGTCTTGTAACAACATTGAAGTTCTCAGAAGATTCGAG gGCTTTGCTTTCTGCCTCCTTGGATTCAAGAGTGAGAGTGACAATTATAAAGGAACAGAAGAAAAGTG GTCTGAGCTTGTGGATCGTTATACTTGTTCTTTTGATTGCAATTGCTGTATATTATGCAGTAAGCAACGGGATTCTTCCATTGGAGCTAAACTCTATATTAAAATGA
- the LOC129892378 gene encoding uncharacterized protein LOC129892378, which yields MLLSPGHSPRHLSTPSPSPSLAEQNPNSNLHNNNSNSSSTVPTNKRRSKVLDEDTYVAAIEKIIERDFFPDIPKLRDRLDWLEAIRTGDPVQIRDAQLKIIERRGGRAVGSNTEGKLRTPGSTFFRNSTTPFDDPYKTPTPSVVNGNNWSSVGNNAEGGGGEVNVSLTLDEFFRRYTSEDNESFSKIIEKVNRKRKEKYGYLLEAEKEEEMKLIEDSKRAKVVTDGYGTSDQPVATLEGWKYAAKNLLMYHPADNGEVALTEEERAERLKGLTKEVSKVNTRFHGKMMESQPKEDETVAVLYTPVPGATPVPFLDRGDKTKKYDLDDLRKTPNQFFVESGKKAENGYSFVSTPSPAPGVDGSPFITWGEIEGTPLRLEQEDTPIDIGGSGEGPQYKIPMPASRDTKAHSLSREAARKLRERSKMFQKPPLPSPVRGGSASPGARTLSPAAQKFMRKAIAKSSHSLDESLRASYRGASPGLNTPKTGRSLSRLGREGSLDSRSPSVREGSNPPW from the coding sequence ATGTTGTTATCGCCGGGGCACTCCCCGCGCCACCTATCAACGCCGTCTCCTTCACCGTCATTGGCTGAGCAAAACCCTAATTCAAACCTccacaataacaacagtaattcTTCTTCTACAGTACCAACCAATAAACGCCGGTCCAAGGTACTCGATGAGGACACCTATGTGGCCGCCATAGAGAAAATAATCGAGCGTGATTTCTTCCCAGACATCCCCAAGCTTCGCGATCGTCTTGATTGGCTTGAAGCGATTCGCACAGGCGATCCGGTTCAAATTCGTGATGCTCagttgaaaatcattgaacgaAGGGGAGGTAGAGCTGTTGGATCGAACACTGAAGGTAAATTACGAACCCCTGGTTCAACTTTCTTTCGAAATTCCACTACCCCTTTTGATGATCCTTACAAAACTCCCACTCCTAGTGTTGTTAATGGTAATAATTGGTCTAGTGTTGGAAATAATGCTGAGGGAGGTGGTGGTGAGGTGAATGTGTCTTTGACTTTAGATGAGTTTTTTAGAAGGTATACGAGTGAGGATAATGAAAGTTTTTCAAAGATTATTGAGAAAGTGAACAGAAAAAGGAAGGAGAAATATGGGTATTTGTTGGAAGCTGAAAAGGAGGAGGAGATGAAGTTGATTGAGGATTCTAAGAGGGCGAAGGTAGTTACTGATGGATATGGGACATCAGATCAGCCAGTGGCTACATTGGAAGGGTGGAAATACGCTGCTAAGAATTTGCTGATGTATCATCCGGCGGATAACGGGGAAGTAGCCTTGACCGAAGAAGAAAGAGCTGAGAGGCTTAAGGGATTGACGAAAGAAGTTAGTAAGGTGAATACAAGGTTTCATGGTAAGATGATGGAATCACAGCCGAAAGAGGACGAGACAGTGGCTGTGCTTTATACACCTGTTCCTGGGGCAACTCCAGTTCCTTTCCTTGATAGAGGCGATAAGACAAAGAAGTATGATTTGGATGATTTGCGGAAGACCCCTAATCAGTTTTTTGTTGAATCGGGAAAGAAGGCTGAGAATGGATATAGTTTTGTTAGTACTCCTTCACCCGCGCCTGGTGTGGATGGATCACCATTTATTACTTGGGGAGAAATTGAAGGAACACCTCTGCGGCTGGAGCAGGAGGACACACCCATTGATATTGGTGGAAGTGGTGAAGGCCCTCAGTATAAGATCCCAATGCCAGCCTCCAGGGATACAAAGGCTCATTCTTTATCTCGTGAAGCTGCTCGTAAGTTAAGGGAGAGATCAAAGATGTTTCAGAAACCACCATTACCTTCACCAGTTAGAGGAGGGAGTGCGAGTCCAGGTGCACGTACTCTTTCACCTGCTGCACAGAAGTTTATGCGAAAGGCAATTGCCAAGTCTTCTCACTCTTTAGATGAATCTCTCCGAGCAAGTTACCGCGGTGCAAGTCCTGGACTGAATACTCCTAAAACTGGCAGGAGTTTGTCTAGGTTAGGAAGAGAAGGTAGTCTAGATTCCAGGTCACCATCTGTAAGAGAAGGCTCTAATCCTCCTTGGTAA